Part of the Rhizobium tropici CIAT 899 genome, TGGCGGGCCACTGCCCGATCAGGACGTTGATGTCGAAGGTCATCGCGCTACCCCCGGCAATCTGCTTTCGATCAGGCCGCCAGCAAGCGCGACCACCCAGTTGATCACGAGATAGATAAGGCCGGCCGAGGCGAAGATCTGCAGTGGCAGGAAGGTGCTGCCGGCAAGATCCTGGGCCATACGGGTCAGTTCGACGATACCGACAACGGAGACCAGCGACGACGCCTTCAGAATAAGGATCGCCTCATTGACGAGAGCTGGAAAGGTTAGCCGCAGCGCGATCGGAACCTTGATGCGGCGAAAGATCTGGCGCGGCGTCAGGCCAACCATCTCCGCCGACTCAACAAGGCCAAGAGGCACGCTGGCAAAGCCGCCGCGCAGGTTCTCTGCCTGGTAGGCAGCCGTGCAGAGCGACAGGCCGATGATGGCGGCAACGATGCTTGGCACGTTGAGGCCGACGGCCGGGAGCAGATTGTAGATCAGCAGCAACTGCACCAGCAGCGGCACGCCGCGAAAAAAGCTGATGAAAAACTGGGCAGGTCGCACGAAAAGGCTACGCCCCGTCAGCAACATTCCCGAAATCAGGATCGCAATTGCAAAACCGATAAAGATCGACACAAAGCTGATCGTCACCGTGTAGATGGATGCCTGCACAAGCAATCCAAAGAGCTCGATGGACATTGTTGAGTATTCGCCCGCGTGGTGACCAGGAAGCTGAGATCTCGGCAGTCAGCCGTGCCCGACAACAAAGTGGGCACGACCGGTTTCCGAGGGCTGATCAGAATGCCGGGTCCTTGACGGCGTCAGGAGTATCGAAGCTTGCGCCGAACCATTTCTTCTGCAACGTCGCCATGCGGCCGTCAGCCTTGATCTTCAGCATGGCTGCATCGATGGCGTCCATCAACGGTGCATGATCGGCGTCCTTCAGGCCGATGAAGCCGAAATAGGACTTCTTGCCGAAGGGCGGCAGCACGACTTCGAACGTGCCTTCACGCTGTTTGGCGACGAACGCAATGTTCGGCAGCGAGTTGGCAACGCCGGCGATACGGCCAG contains:
- a CDS encoding amino acid ABC transporter permease, giving the protein MSIELFGLLVQASIYTVTISFVSIFIGFAIAILISGMLLTGRSLFVRPAQFFISFFRGVPLLVQLLLIYNLLPAVGLNVPSIVAAIIGLSLCTAAYQAENLRGGFASVPLGLVESAEMVGLTPRQIFRRIKVPIALRLTFPALVNEAILILKASSLVSVVGIVELTRMAQDLAGSTFLPLQIFASAGLIYLVINWVVALAGGLIESRLPGVAR